The following coding sequences lie in one Fusarium poae strain DAOMC 252244 chromosome 1, whole genome shotgun sequence genomic window:
- the RPL31 gene encoding 60S ribosomal protein L31 (BUSCO:57210at5125) — translation MSSTKKPSGKTQRSAIADVVAREYTIHMHKRLHGVTFKKRAPKAIKEIKAFAYKSMGTSDVRIDPQLNKKVWEQGIKGVDYRIRVRISRRRNDEEGAKEKLYSYVQAVNVKDPKGLPTVVVEE, via the exons ATGTCGTCGACCAAGAAGCCCTCCGGCAAGACTCAGCGCTCCGCCATTGCGGATGTCGTCGCCCGCGAGTACACCATCCACATGCACAAGCGA CTCCATGGTGTTACCTTCAAGAAGAGGGCTCCCAAGGCcatcaaggagatcaagGCCTTTGCCTACAAGTCTATG GGTACCTCCGATGTCCGCATCGACCCCCAGCTCAACAAGAAGGTCTGGGAGCAGGGTATCAAGGGTGTCGACTACCGAATCCGCGTGCGAATTTCCCGACGACGAAACGACGAGGAGGGTGCCAAGGAGAAGCTGTACAGCTACGTCCAGGCCGTGAACGTCAAGGACCCCAAGGGCCTCCCCacggttgttgttgaggaataa
- a CDS encoding hypothetical protein (BUSCO:50741at5125) produces the protein MEYNMEDSQNPAPQAAKLNSGSKNPDSQSTTKRLQTELMQLMTSPAPGVSAFPSADGNLLSWIATIEGPEDTPYSGLTFKLSFAFPSNYPYAAPTVLFKTPIYHPNVDFSGRICLDILKDKWTAAYNIQTVLLSLQSLLGEPNNASPLNGEAAELWDKDAEEFQKKVLARHVDVEDE, from the exons ATGGAGTACAATATGGAAGACAGCCAGAACCCTGCTCCCCAGGCTGCCAAGCTTAACTCTGGTTCCAAAAATCCTGACTCTCAGAGCACCACCAAGAG ACTCCAGACCGAGTTGATGCAGCTCATGACATCGCCCGCCCCTGGTGTTTCTGCCTTTCCCTCTGCAGACGGCAACCTCCTATCTTGGATTGCCACTATCGAGGGTCCTGAAGATACCCCTTACTCTGGTCTGACTTTCAAGCTCAGCTTTGCTTTCCCCTCCAACTATCCCTACGCGGCACCCACGGTACTCTTCAAGACACCCATCTACCACCCTAATGTCGACTTCTCCGGCCGAATCTGCTTGGACATCCTCAAGGACAAGTGGACTGCCGCTTACAACATCCAGACTGTTCTCCTCAGTCTGCAGAGCTTGCTTGGTGAGCCCAACAA TGCCTCTCCCCTCAACGGCGAGGCTGCTGAGTTGTGGGACAAGGACGCCGAGGAGTTCCAAAAGAAGGTGCTGGCACGTCACGTAGATGTTGAGGACGAGTAG
- a CDS encoding hypothetical protein (BUSCO:13873at5125), producing MVHPLPNDLPFRIVSKTVGRGAYASIKKAIPLETTTPIFAVKLIHKGYATKHGRISAKQLAMEVSLHSHIGQHPNIIEWFASGEDDIWRWIAMEYAEGGDLFDKIEADVGVREDIAQVYFVQLISGVSFMHSKGVAHRDLKPENILLSSDGSLKLADFGMATMFEYKGQRKLSSTLCGSPPYIAPEILACGRGDKKAPDAAKYSPDLVDVWSCGVILFVLLIGNTPWDEPSPGSWEFQEYVRTSGRSTDALWGRIPAEALSLLRGMMSIDASKRFNFTQVRQHPWYTRHNALLSADGRVTDPINLATQMLENLRIDFTHQPTSQPSSSDNMDLDTGLNAGKFSSTQPETPIADKEWDWERTPLKSVASPASSLPHSRRAMIDILADEPSMSQFSQTPGPSMTLTQQARRFRDICPPESLTRFFSAVPPAHIVQMLSDALHHLNIPSAPVSPNLYGSPVAHMKVRALDGRQQNLHGEIQIDRQPLQDDTEILDIRFVKVKGDPLEWRRFFKKVVVLCKDGVYIPES from the exons ATGGTGC ATCCTTTACCAAATGATCTTCCCTTTCGGATTGTCTCCAAGACCGTGGGTCGAGGAGCATATGCCTC TATCAAGAAAGCCATTCCACTCgaaacaacaacaccaataTTCGCCGTCAAGCTTATTCACAAAGGCTACGCTACTAAACATGGTCGCATCTCAGCCAAGCAGCTTGCCATGGAGGTGTCTCTTCATTCACATATCGGCCAGCATCCCAACATCATTGAGTGGTTTGCTTCGGGCGAAGACGATATATGGCGATGGATTGCCATGGAGTACGCAGAAGGCGGTGATCTCTTCGACAAGATTGAGGCTGATGTCGGCGTGCGAGAGGATATCGCTCAAGTCTACTTTGTTCAACTCATCAGCGGCGTGAGCTTCATGCACTCCAAGGGCGTGGCACATCGTGACCTCAAGCCGGAGAATATCCTTCTCTCATCCGACGGATCTTTAAAACTTGCCGATTTTGGAATGGCTACCATGTTTGAGTACAAGGGCCAACGAAAGCTGAGCTCAACATTATGTGGCAGCCCCCCCTATATTGCCCCCGAGATCCTCGCCTGCGGACGTGGAGACAAGAAGGCACCGGATGCTGCCAAGTACTCCCCAGAcctggttgatgtatggTCTTGTGGTGTCATTCTGTTCGTCTTGCTCATTGGTAACACACCCTGGGATGAGCCCTCACCGGGAAGCTGGGAGTTCCAAGAATACGTTCGCACATCTGGTCGAAGTACCGACGCACTTTGGGGAAGGATACCCGCGGAAGCTCTTTCGTTACTCCGAGGAATGATGAGCATTGACGCTTCAAAACGATTTAACTTCACCCAAGTACGCCAACATCCCTGGTATACGAGACATAACGCTCTCCTTAGTGCGGACGGTCGAGTCACAGATCCCATCAACCTGGCGACGCAGATGTTGGAGAACCTCCGCATCGACTTTACTCATCAGCCAACATCGCAGCCTTCTTCCAGCGACAATATGGACCTCGACACTGGTTTAAATGCTGGAAAGTTCTCCTCCACCCAACCCGAGACGCCCATCGCCGACAAGGAATGGGATTGGGAACGCACACCACTCAAGTCCGTGGCTTCTCCAGCATCCTCATTACCGCATTCTCGTCGCGCCATGATTGATATCCTCGCTGATGAGCCTTCCATGTCGCAATTCTCGCAAACTCCCGGCCCCTCCATGACTCTTACCCAGCAAGCCCGTCGATTTCGTGATATCTGCCCCCCAGAATCTCTCACCCGTTTCTTCTCTGCTGTCCCGCCGGCTCATATCGTCCAAATGCTCAGTGATGCTCTCCATCACCTCAACATTCCATCAGCACCTGTTTCACCAAATCTGTACGGCAGTCCGGTCGCGCACATGAAAGTCAGAGCTTTAGATGGACGCCAGCAGAATCTCCATGGTGAGATTCAGATCGACCGACAACCTCTACAAGACGACACCGAGATTCTCGATATACGCTTCGTCAAGGTTAAAGGAGACCCTCTTGAATGGAGACGGTTCTTCAAGAAGGTAGTTGTTTTGTGTAAGGACGGAGTCTACATCCCAGAATCTTAG
- a CDS encoding hypothetical protein (BUSCO:33816at5125): protein MASVAFSRSTRAGIYQWSSKVSQPILHTRRNLSSYLVSPKELHEALQKNPPSTISTDPRVIPLCASWFLPNDGRSGIETFREQRIPKARFFDLDKHIDRRSPYPHMLPNPKTFAAAMSGLGIRKEDTVVVYDSKELGIFSAPRVGWTLKVFGHNNVHVLNNFKLWVEQGLPTESGEIYTVECRPYQIPGMDEDSVASFEQIKEIAQDHNKEGAEGVQVIDARPQNRFTGEAPEPREGLSSGHMPGSINIPFSSVLDPKTKAFLPKDELKKLFTEKGVDSQHPIVSSCGTGVTACVIDTALEEAGVGSPESRKVYDGSWTEWAQRVQPSENLIIKTAKE from the exons ATGGCGTCCGTCGCATTCAGCCGCTCAACAAGAGCAGGCATTTACCAATGGAGTTCCAAGGTTTCCCAACCTATCCTCCACACACGCCGAAACCTCTCATCATACCTTGTCTCTCCGAAAGAGCTTCACGAAGCCCTTCAAAAAAACCCTCCGTCAACGATCAGCACCGATCCTCGAGTTATTCCCCTCTGCGCATCATGGTTCCTGCCAAATGACGGGCGATCTGGAATCGAGACATTTCGCGAGCAGCGAATCCCCAAGGCCCGATTCTTCGACCTCGACAAGCATATTGACAGGCGCAGTCCCTACCCTCACATGCTTCCCAACCCCAAGACCTTCGCCGCTGCCATGAGTGGGCTAGGAATCCGAAAAGAGGACACAGTCGTGGTCTATGACAGCAAGGAGCTCGGCATCTTCAGCGCTCCTCGCGTGGGCTGGACATTGAAGGTTTTCGGTCACAACAACGTTCATGTGCTGAACAACTTCAAGCTCTGGGTGGAACAGGGTCTACCAACAGAGTCAGGAGAGATCTACACTGTTGAGTGCCGCCCTTACCAGATTCCTGGCATGGATGAGGACAGTGTCGCAAGTTTCGAGCAGATAAAGGAAATTGCTCAGGATCACAACAAGGAGGGCGCTGAGGGCGTTCAGGTCATTGATGCCCGACCTCAAAATCGCTTCACTGGTGAAGCCCCCGAGCCCCGCGAAGGTCTCTCTTCTGGTCACATGCCTGGATCTATCAACATTCCCTTCAGTTCTGTGCTGGATCCCAAGACCAAAGCTTTCCTTCCCAAGGATGAACTCAAGAAGCTTTTTACTGAGAAGGGTGTGGATTCGCAACATCCTATTGTCTCAAGTTGTGGTACCGGTGTGACAGCTTGCGTTATTGACACTGCCCTTGAAGAGGCTGGCGTTGGATCACCCGAGTCCAGGAAGGTCTACGATGGTAGCTGGAC CGAGTGGGCTCAACGGGTGCAACCTTCAGAAAATCTGATCATCAAGACAGCAAAAGAGTAA
- the RPS2 gene encoding 40S ribosomal protein (BUSCO:45109at5125), whose product MADRGTSRGGGFASRGGDRGRGRGRGRGRGRGKNEEKEWQPVTKLGRLVKAGKINSMEEIYLHSLPIKEYQIVDNFLPKLKDEVMKIKPVQKQTRAGQRTRFKAIVIIGDSEGHVGLGIKTSKEVATAIRAAIIIAKLSVIPVRRGYWGTNLGSVHSLPTKESGKCGSVTVRLIPAPRGTGLVASPAVKRFLQLAGVEDAYTSSAGSTKTLENTLKATFVAVSNTYGFLTPNLWKETKLIRSPLDEFADTLREGKRY is encoded by the exons ATGGCTGACCGAGGAACTTCTCGCGGTGGAGGCTTCGCTTCCCGAGGTGGTGACCGTGGACGTGGACGCGGTCGTGGCCGTGGCCGTG GTCGCGGTAAgaacgaggagaaggagtGGCAGCCCGTCACCAAGCTCGGCCGTCTCGTCAAGGCCGGCAAGATCAACAGCATGGAGGAGATCTACCTTCACTCTCTGCCCATCAAGGAGTACCAGATCGTCGACAACTTCCTGCCCAAGCTCAAGGATGAGGTCATGAAG ATCAAGCCCGTCCAGAAGCAGACCCGTGCCGGTCAGCGAACCCGATTCAAGGCCATTGTCATCATTGGTGACTCCGAGGGCCACGTCGGTCTCGGTATCAAGACCTCCAAGGAGGTTGCCACCGCCATCCGTgccgccatcatcatcgctaAGCTCAGCGTCATCCCCGTCCGACGTGGTTACTGGGGTACCAACCTTGGTTCCGTCCACTCTCTCCCCACCAAGGAGAGCGGCAAGTGCGGTTCCGTCACCGTTCGT CTCATCCCCGCTCCCCGTGGTACTGGCCTCGTTGCCTCTCCCGCTGTCAAGCGATTCCTCCAGCTCGCCGGTGTCGAGGACGCCTACACATCCTCTGCTGGTTCCACCAAGACCCTCGAGAACACCCTCAAGGCCACTTTCGTTGCCGTCTCCAACACCTACGGTTTCCTCACCCCTAACCTCTGGAAGGAGACCAAGCTCATCCGAAGTCCTCTGGACGAGTTCGCCGATACTCTGCGCGAGGGCAAGCGATACTAG
- a CDS encoding hypothetical protein (BUSCO:2367at5125) yields MASSAQASTTLDELPARPPTPPRESLTDKADLMKASANRPFDPRLSLQTPPGANTPTSTGATNSGSTSRRSRKKVEWSSHTEYKDPPDLEASRFFKSSPITTPSAASLRPIKGILKPSPSPNPLVSSLNGQPNGLSHQASIAEMLDSTIKQLAGSDRDSRLDAYMMLSRALKASNNLPDRVALQGKMSLFMSFIERDVKSKNEKGTADSSLVNHALNLLTTFLHFPAIASTLTSDFGIFIIDHCIRSFSDPALTKDLARHLMQVAAFQSFSSKVMSSDRVGRLITSLHNIEDHLTGKSIIMGRIQIYKRLVKQSRIHMAVYTDWLEDMFTDMLSTVRDIRAQAISLGTEAGFALRNEKNVMRKVTEILQSPDDKTTYIQFYIRKLEEMFKEKESASIVPQIWSVVTLYLQCPISRWVYFAPWFKLAQDSFNAADLHTKQEANHAWNRYVYLSITSNKMVAKSLAPLGQPLTSQLRRKITSKQSEEALKLRRTVLGGVCNLCYYAFRPSNDMQWIDSAWDLVLQPLVGQLLSLDGTSEPLADSVTQASRIVAGLLDISTPRSWKDDRIRDSALISPDELPSIDSRWTRRNSERVFGLVGPILKRKFTDLANPESLTYRLWKAFAGSIAVASAKDIKVADETGRFIAYSFDLLSDIWTKGVSKESESSGAKFLSSVQHFVEILVRNLGLLSFTEKKLSMYVANTFEAVVTLSTRLDRTDKSGGMVQIPLLHLFSMLSSKPPGIADDDNLAECFLSVFAPFFHDKPTRARIELSREMLRLLPRDTLSPYGPWILTAQNIGSLLDQNTISSSSHPPSSDKLLGPEYREIVSLLERGLVSHPSLPEERWFSLYNLISHHIVQECGDAGRALGLIEPLAKIITDNFFEGSGRSNETALSVAIALFTAAKLPRNRQAVEAARRRLWGAPPTASRSSSFDPFQYLYQLQGQSMKFFYDNETEGIDEKMVAYFKAVDTFIVTGFSQNGMKILPKLQVGLSFWIQDEKAHKSLRSDSPVSEPVRSLWDNICTQLSTLGSLEKKDLDAIEPLISAAFRSRHRHVVNKMAETWNALVKDEESLDCSESLKSIIASLRPTVDVLYPGLEEPSGDFGAQVQSFVDSQDDLSFVALSSAKSTGPDVAKAISPAPSMTPISMRGPITRKRRRDATPESAVKTRSAKRTTTPRLRHDNSQIQFAPIVSSPLAGESQHLTERQMEVRQRQEENAGLYSDIRSSPRPGSRAATEEGPKDSAAQKPGNLETTPERKASYEEFITSTPTPRRGLALHLEGINDPPSSPPEPRRNPLLSEIQTRSKARDSMESWQFSSPPGSPSIDLQATKTQPEAETPTKSNSSAKNKRSKRRGRKSRSSWKRDNASSSPVDQDLTEEVSVLSDTHLTQNMEDAEEDKAVTPTRNQAGDPQQLRGTPKSGEDEFVDAQTSPIDVPDNAALTVAQKQAPNQNLESSFALSEGDESSFMRFVVELESRPQHDREQFKSVSVSPENKKRGSPPACIEVQGDTSSEEEQVITKQPSPAEVIPSTPVDVASEISELPTTNPRGSERKRKRSTHSVETRSKRRRSTKLSGQEQVGNSQPTSQEPNSPIPTVRRSSRRNAGLKDKELRNQKTEASPTKKSKRSSVSQAPQTRSTHTDTRDGGDTDEELMSQLVTESIAASQSQELDVKIPDAVVEDSMEVLEVEEAAPTEELAAENREGSVEETQDAVAAQGETKEEVSSEVKPDLIMETLRGGLKQLQGAALSRDEVYRLEDMLMDMKRELFEAERRGRL; encoded by the exons ATGGCATCTTCAGCCCAGGCCTCCACCACTCTCGACGAACTTCCAGCCCGACCTCCAACTCCTCCTCGAGAATCCCTCACGGACAAGGCAGACCTCATGAAGGCCTCCGCCAATCGCCCATTCGACCCGAGACTGAGCCTTCAGACACCGCCAGGTGCTAATACCCCTACGTCGACCGGGGCAACCAACTCAGGTTCGACTTCCAGACGGTCAAGAAAGAAGGTCGAATGGTCAAGCCATACCGAATACAAAGATCCCCCCGATCTCGAAGCTTCGAGGTTCTTCAAGTCATCACCCATCACCACCCCTTCTGCCGCTTCCTTGAGGCCCATCAAGGGTATCCTCAAGCCGTCACCGTCGCCGAATCCTCTGGTATCCTCTCTTAATGGTCAGCCCAACGGCCTTTCACACCAAGCTAGTATCGCCGAAATGTTGGACTCGACTATAAAGCAACTCGCTGGCTCCGACCGGGACTCGCGGCTCGATGCTTATATGATGCTCTCTCGTGCGCTCAAGGCCTCCAATAACTTGCCTGACAGAGTTGCTCTACAAGGGAAGATGAGCCTGTTTATGTCTTTTATCGAGCGCGATGTTAAATCCAAGAACGAAAAGGGAACAGCCGACTCTTCTCTTGTCAACCACGCCCTCAACCTTTTAACGACCTTTTTGCATTTTCCTGCCATTGCATCGACTCTTACATCCGACTTTGGCATCTTTATAATCGACCATTGCATTCGATCCTTCTCTGACCCAGCCCTCACGAAAGATCTGGCACGCCATCTTATGCAAGTAGCTGCTTTCCAGTCCTTCTCTTCCAAAGTAATGTCCTCTGATCGAGTTGGCCGGTTGATCACCTCCTTGCACAACATCGAAGACCACTTGACTGGAAAGAGTATCATTATGGGCCGCATTCAAATATACAAGCGACTTGTAAAACAATCTAGAATCCACATGGCCGTCTACACAGACTGGCTAGAGGATATGTTCACAGACATGCTCAGTACAGTTCGAGACATTAGAGCTCAGGCCATCAGCCTGGGAACAGAAGCAGGCTTTGCGCTACGCAACGAGAAGAATGTGATGCGCAAGGTGACAGAGATTCTACAATCACCGGACGACAAGACAACCTATATCCAATTCTACATCCGCAAGCTCGAAGAGATGTTTAAGGAAAAGGAGAGCGCATCTATAGTCCCGCAGATATGGAGTGTCGTAACGCTTTATCTGCAATGTCCTATCAGTCGATGGGTGTATTTTGCACCGTGGTTCAAGCTTGCACAGGACTCCTTCAACGCAGCCGATTTACATACCAAGCAGGAGGCCAACCACGCCTGGAATAGATATGTATATCTGTCCATCACTAGCAACAAAATGGTGGCCAAATCTCTGGCTCCCCTCGGACAGCCTTTAACAAGCCAATTGCGCCGCAAGATCACCTCGAAGCAATCGGAGGAAGCATTGAAGCTCCGAAGAACAGTCTTAGGTGGTGTCTGCAACCTCTGTTACTACGCTTTTCGACCTAGCAACGATATGCAGTGGATTGACTCAGCATGGGATCTCGTTCTTCAACCTCTTGTAGGACAACTCCTTAGCCTTGACGGTACAAGTGAGCCGCTCGCAGATTCAGTAACCCAAGCGTCGCGCATCGTGGCCGGACTACTAGATATCTCTACCCCAAGAAGTTGGAAAGATGATCGCATCAGAGATAGTGCCCTAATCAGCCCTGACGAGCTACCCTCGATCGATTCAAGGTGGACTCGCCGAAATTCGGAAAGAGTCTTTGGTCTCGTTGGTCCAATTTTGAAGAGAAAATTCACTGATTTAGCTAATCCCGAAAGCTTGACTTACAGGCTTTGGAAAGCATTCGCTGGGTCCATCGCTGTCGCCTCAGCAAAGGATATCAAGGTGGCAGACGAGACCGGGCGTTTCATAGCTTATTCTTTTGATTTGCTATCCGACATCTGGACCAAGGGGGTCTCCAAGGAATCCGAGTCATCTGGCGCAAAGTTCCTTTCCAGCGTTCAGCACTTTGTCGAAATCCTCGTTCGCAATCTTGGCTTGCTTTCATTTACAGAAAAAAAGCTATCTATGTATGTTGCCAATACGTTTGAAGCTGTTGTAACACTCTCGACCCGGCTTGATCGCACAGACAAGTCAGGTGGCATGGTTCAAATTCCACTACTGCACCTCTTCTCGATGCTCAGCTCCAAACCTCCAGGCATAGCTGACGATGACAACCTTGCTGAGTGTTTCTTGTCTGTCTTTGCGCCATTCTTTCACGACAAGCCTACTAGAGCTCGTATTGAACTTTCAAGAGAAATGCTTCGGCTTCTGCCGCGGGACACTCTCTCGCCTTACGGTCCCTGGATTCTCACTGCTCAGAACATTGGCTCCCTTTTGGATCAGAACACGATCTCATCTAGCTCCCACCCACCGAGTAGTGACAAACTCCTGGGACCCGAATACCGAGAAATTGTCTCTCTCCTGGAACGAGGACTTGTTTCGCACCCCAGTCTCCCAGAAGAACGGTGGTTTTCCCTTTACAATCTTATATCGCATCACATTGTTCAAGAGTGTGGAGATGCTGGTCGAGCACTTGGTCTTATTGAGCCGCTGGCCAAGATCATTACTGATAATTTCTTTGAAGGCTCCGGCAGATCAAACGAAACGGCCTTATCTGTAGCAATCGCGTTATTCACCGCTGCAAAGCTGCCCCGTAATCGCCAAGCTGTTGAGGCTGCCAGGCGACGGCTTTGGGGTGCACCCCCAACTGCATCACGATCATCTTCATTCGACCCATTCCAGTATCTTTACCAGCTTCAAGGCCAAAGCATGAAATTCTTCTATGATAATGAGACTGAGGGCATAGATGAGAAAATGGTGGCTTATTTCAAAGCCGTCGACACTTTTATCGTCACAGGCTTTTCACAAAACGGCATGAAAATTCTACCAAAGCTTCAAGTAGGGCTTTCTTTCTGGATTCAGGATGAAAAAGCGCACAAAAGTTTGCGCAGTGATTCCCCTGTTTCTGAACCA GTACGATCCCTCTGGGACAATATCTGTACCCAACTTTCGACGCTTGGAAGtctggagaagaaggatctTGACGCCATCGAGCCACTTATTTCTGCTGCTTTCAGGAGTAGGCATCGCCATGTTGTAAATAAAATGGCAGAAACATGGAATGCTTTAGTGAAGGATGAGGAGAGTTTGGACTGCTCCGAGAGTCTCAAGTCAATCATAGCCTCTCTTCGTCCGACTGTTGATGTCCTCTACCCTGGCTTGGAAGAGCccagtggtgactttggagCTCAGGTCCAGTCATTTGTGGACTCGCAAGACGACTTAAGTTTCGTGGCGCTCTCATCGGCCAAGTCAACTGGACCAGATGTCGCGAAAGCAATTTCACCAGCACCATCGATGACACCAATAAGCATGAGAGGTCCAATAACACGAAAGCGTCGCAGAGATGCTACTCCTGAGTCGGCAGTGAAGACGAGATCGGCCAAACGAACCACCACCCCTCGTCTCCGCCATGACAACTCTCAGATTCAGTTTGCTCCAATCGTTTCATCACCGCTGGCTGGAGAGTCTCAGCATCTCACAGAAAGACAGATGGAAGTTCGTCAGCGGCAAGAGGAGAATGCTGGCCTCTATTCTGATATTCGGTCCAGTCCCCGACCAGGATCACGAGCTGCTACTGAAGAGGGGCCCAAAGATTCCGCAGCCCAGAAACCCGGAAATCTCGAGACTACCCCTGAGCGAAAAGCGTCATATGAAGAGTTTATTACTTCAacgccaactccccgacgAGGTCTGGCTCTACATCTTGAGGGCATCAACGACCCGCCTTCGTCGCCTCCAGAGCCAAGACGCAACCCACTCTTATCTGAAATACAGACTCGGTCGAAAGCTAGGGATTCAATGGAGAGCTGGCAATTCTCATCGCCGCCAGGATCGCCTTCTATTGATCTGCAGGCCACAAAGACTCAACCAGAAGCAGAAACCCCAACGAAGAGCAACTCATCGGCTAAGAACAAGCGCTCTAAGCGACGCGGAAGAAAGTCGAGATCTTCATGGAAGCGTGATAACGCATCCTCTAGTCCTGTGGATCAAGACTTGACGGAAGAGGTGAGCGTATTATCGGACACGCACCTGACGCAGAATATGGAAGATGCGGAAGAAGACAAGGCCGTAACGCCAACCCGTAACCAAGCGGGAGATCCTCAGCAGCTTCGGGGAACACCAAAATCTGGAGAGGATGAGTTTGTGGATGCCCAAACAAGCCCTATTGATGTGCCAGACAATGCAGCGCTCACAGTCGCCCAGAAGCAGGCGCCCAACCAGAACCTTGAATCCTCTTTTGCACTTAGCGAGGGAGACGAGAGTAGCTTCATGCGGTTCGTGGTGGAGCTTGAATCGAGGCCACAGCATGACCGTGAACAGTTCAAATCTGTCTCTGTTTCTCCTGAGAATAAGAAACGTGGATCTCCTCCGGCATGTATCGAAGTGCAGGGCGACACCTCATCTGAGGAAGAACAGGTGATCACGAAACAACCCTCGCCAGCCGAAGTCATTCCCTCTACACCTGTAGATGTAGCTTCAGAAATCTCCGAGCTACCAACTACAAATCCCCGAGGAAgcgagaggaagaggaaacGAAGTACTCATTCCGTTGAGACTCGCAGCAAAAGGAGACGGTCTACCAAACTATCAGGGCAAGAGCAGGTTGGGAACAGCCAGCCAACGTCTCAAGAACCAAATTCGCCTATACCAACCGTACGACGCTCCTCAAGACGAAACGCAGGGCTAAAAGACAAGGAACTGCGAAATCAAAAGACCGAGGCGTCACCAACCAAGAAATCAAAACGATCGTCCGTGTCCCAGGCGCCACAAACAAGATCAACCCATACCGATACGCGGGATGGCGGAGATACGGACGAGGAATTGATGTCACAGCTCGTGACAGAGTCCATTGCAGCTTCGCAGAGTCAGGAGTTGGATGTCAAAATCCCCGATGCGGTTGTTGAAGACTCTATGGAAGTTCTGGAAGTCGAGGAAGCAGCGCCCACGGAAGAGCTTGCAGCAGAGAACCGCGAGGGCTCGGTGGAAGAGACCCAAGACGCAGTGGCTGCGCAAGGCGAAACAAAGGAGGAAGTCTCGTCTGAAGTCAAACCAGATTTGATCATGGAGACATTGCGCGGTGGACTGAAACAACTGCAAGGGGCAGCACTATCCCGTGATGAAGTATACCGATTGGAAGATATGTTGATGGATATGAAGAGAGAACTCTTCGAAGCCGAACGACGAGGAAGACTTTGA